TATTAAGCCGGCCATCATATTTACAGTCTCTCTGGAAATACTGTCACCCTGGAAacactgtgagtctgtgtgcatggCCATTGAAGATCTCCATTACGAATAAGACTGGTGTTAAGTGGGAATGCTGCTAAAAACCTACCTCTGGTTTGTCCCTGTGCGTGTTCACTGCTTCTACATTCAGATAAATGGATTCCACCTTGCAGCCTGCAGATCCAGTGAGGACATGTCACACAGAAGGTTAGATGATTAACAGCAGCTGTGGGACTGAACGTTACCTCAAGAAAAAGTGCATGTGCTCAATTCcatgaccactagatggcgcatGTACACTAATGTACGCTTCATTCCAGTTCTTTGGAATTTAGGGTTAAGGTTGTAGCATATTAGATAATGAGCCATCACCACAAACAAGGACTTTGCTATTGCAGTACTGCATTATTATGGCAGATTAAATGACTTGCACAAACTCCTCAGGCCCTAATGttctacaaaaatatttaaaccaTAATTACACTCTCTTACATGGACACCGTACAAGGCTATAACTGTCATTACTTTGCACTAAAAACCATATTCCAACAGGCAGGGGTGAAAATTATGGCCTTTGATGGTAAAATTACTCTTCTTCACAGCTGTAATAGTCATACGTACCATATGCTACAGGAGTGAGTTTCAGTACTGTGTGCAAAGGGCACTTCAGGTAAGGAAGTTCctctgaagagaaaaaaaaatgcaatattttcatgtCAATTCTGTGACACTTGTTTAATCACTTATAAATTTAATGTTAGCTGGGTTTCAATACATTTTCCTCCTAACTGGTAAAAAGGATAGTCTGATCCAAGAGATGGAATTGGATTATGATTGGAGGTTTGTATGTTTGGGAATGGGGTTTACCTGCAGACTTATCCAGGAAATAGGCCAGAAGGCAGCGCATGACAGCTTGGTGACAGATGACCAGCACATTCTCTTGACGCTCCAGTTCCATGATGACTGGCTCCAGCCTTTGCACCAGGTCCTCATAGGACTACAGAACAAGAACTGGGATCAAACatagggacacacacacacacacacatatatacacacacacacacacacacacacacacgcacacacacacacacacacacacacacacacacacacacacacacaccatacacaccacacacacacctctgcagcaGATCCACAAAGGACTACAGCAACAGAACCGGGATCAGACACTCTCCagcagatacacagacacatgactGCAACAGGACCTCACAAAAAGGCACAGAAAACCAGgagcaagcacacacaaaaactcaaAAGAGCCTCTAATGCACAGACTCCAACCAAGGAGTTAAAGGGGAAAAATCAGCGGCATGACAGAGGCGTTGCCTGCTCTTTCCGACACAATGCGTTTGTGGAATCCCAACTGTAAGCAGgaccatctttttttcccatatatACAATGTGTGAAAGAGGGTGCATTCACAAACAAGGGCTAGAAATCATATATTTCCACAAAAGAtttaatcatatatttttaagatattaatactgtgtaaacatttatatatttaaatgtactaTAAATTAGAGTATAGGTAAACTTGACACCTTCTGACACTTCATTGTTCAGGAGTTGCAGGACATGGAAAACAGCATGAAGCAAAAGGTGGTGGCCTGACTGGCGTCTGAAAGGGTGAGTCAGATAGGCTACATACCCTAAGTATAcaacaaattaatgtttttcatcTCCCCTAACAGGTTCATTGAATAGAAACAAGAAACTGACAtaagaaacacaacacaacaaactgaACCAAGGACCCCAATGGAAAAGTGTTGCCGTTTCAGACTTTActtgccattttttccccactattGTTCTCACTCCATCCTCTCTCCTTTCAAAACCACGATTTCTATATAATAAAGCTACGGTAGCTTTCtgttaatgtgtaaatgtgggTCATCGTAAGTCAGATGGCTGAAAAGTGAAGagtgtattttcttttgtgtccaTCAAAAAACATTGCAACAATGGCCATATGTATAGGTATACAGTTTGTTCCTTGCTTTCTTTTAAAACTTCTTAAACATACTCATTTTATTCTAACTTGTGAAAAGACGACAGTCCTGAATTATCCAGCACATCGAATAATTTCAAATGGTGACATTGCTATAGCAAAGCCATCTTTTTATAAACACCTAGCTAGCCTACAAGAGAGAACAAGAAAATACATGGTCTGCCTGGTTCAGGGGCATCTATTCAGAGCAGGTGCTGCACacattcactgatctttatcTTATGGTCACCACCATTTctattgtcagcccatccacTAAAGAGCTGTGAATATGCACAGCATCTGCTTGTTCAGGGGCATCTATTCAGAGCGAAAGATCAGTGGGTCTGCACAGAACCTGCcttaaacagaacaaaaaaagctgCATTGCTGTTAGCTAACAAGGCTACGCCATTTCTTATCATCATGTAACACAAGGGTTAACTGCATTGTGCCTTCAAGTGAGGAGTGTAGGAGTGTGACAACGGGCAATCACAACATCTGTGGAAGTAATCAGCATCTTCTCAAGAAGCAATCACTACAGCAGCTAAGATTTTTACACTTGAAATCAATCTACTGTAGGATAAAGACCCATATTTTGCCAGTTACGTTCCTGGTCTATTACACTAGGATGGCAAAATGTcaggctttctctctctctctcacacacacactctctctcacacacacacacacacacacacacacacacacacacacacagtcagaaccTCTCTTCTACTCAGATGCACATCTGAAGCCACAGCCTTGAGggattaaaaaatacatacaactTCTATTCAAAGCTCTCATTCGAGAGGCAGCAGATCATGTTGGAGCCTGCAACTTTGTGACCTTGCAGGCGCAGAAGATGGAATCTTTTACGTAACACCCTGAGACTCGTGCTGTGACTCCAGCTCTCGGCAGGTGCAGGGAGCACAAACCAGTGCAGTGCAGCTCCTCTCAATCACCACAAGGTCTGCCCCCCCGGGGAGCCGATACCCGGGAGATGGCTGAAACGCGGTCCTGCTAATGGCGGACCACGCGCGCTCCGAGTGGACATAATGGGGCGGTGGTGAGGGTAATGGGGTGTAACTGGAGGGTGAGACGGCTAATTAAAGGCTGAAGGCAATGTAGGGGGAGAGTCTTGTTGCTCTGCATTAAGGGTGTTCCGGAAACAGGCTTGCTGGCATCAGGGCACAGTGATCCCAGCAAacttgtgtgtttctgctccACGGCACAATGTTATTCCAGACTGGCTGCATTTACACAAACCTGCTGCAGTTATTAGCTGTCTGGATAATAAGACACCACATGCAACAGTAGGCTTCTGAACAGAGACAAGAATCTGGCCTATTAGATGCTAGACACTATAACATCTAGGGGCAATAGAAGACAAAAAGAACAGTGTACCAATCAGAGtatgttagcatgttagcataGAGCTTAAAAGGTAATTGTAGAGGTTagtttaatatgaatattactCTAAGAGCAATAGTGTGTGACAGGGATTCAGAAGCCTTGCacacatgaaactgaaaatgactcagtgttcagtttttgcAGCTTTTCACACTTCAGTTACTCCTGCACTTGACAACCAGGCTTGACCTTGAAGCAAgcagtaaaaatacataaaccTTGCTTTCTTTGGCTTGCATTTGCAAGACAACCTGACTCAGCTAAAGGTAGTGAGCACTACACAACAGACACCATCCAGCAattgcctctctctccacagaacATCtcatatatgtttttttgtgttccaCAAACTATTTCACAAAGGCTCAAATAAGAATCTTTGCACATTACTAGGCTAAGTTTCCGCTCACGTAGAAGACATCGCCATTCTTCCAACGTCCGGCTAGTTTATACCATCACCGCATTTATAAACATTAGTGGCCCATTTTGCCATGCTACAACAGCCAAACAGTGTTTCAGCctattcaaaaaagaaaatgtcaaagcaaAGCTGGGTTTGCTTTCTCAAAATATGTATGCTTTTTTGAGTCTCTTGCTGAGAAAAATTAAGTCTTACATATCTTGTGCTTGGCACACACTCCAGAGGAAGAGAGGTGGCTTGTTTGGACTGGTGGTAATGTGAAAGAGTGGCATGCTTCAGAGCTGTGGTTAAAGCCAGATGAagtgtgtgtgaacacaccAAGAGAAATCACCACATGCAGTACAACATGACAACTCCTGGTTGCAAGTGGGTGATTACACTGTCATTTCAGGGTCATTTTGCTGTGCCTTCTCACCTCCCCTTTCGGGTACCGGTAGCGGTACTTGTCCTGATCCCGGAGGGCGAACTCCAGAGGGAAGTGCTCCTGGATCTCCTCGTACATCATCTCTTCACAAACACCCTGGGGATGGAGAGCAGGCTTGTTGGTTCACACGTGTTCTTACGTACAGTCGCCTTGCATGCTCACATATTTACATCCAATCATTTGCAAATACCTAAACTGGGGTCAATTTCGTTGCCActcagtcaattcagggaatgaactgaaactgaactaCTGAACTGAACAATGCCCATCATTTTCTATTAAGCtcattcaattcatgaattgaattgactgaactgaaatggaattgacccctGTCGAGTTATCTGGGGCGAATGTAGCCGAAACCTACAGAAGCCGGAGATGGCTAAACTTATTGAGTACTAAggcacagtgtttctcaatttCACATGAACTTACATCCGTTGTTGCTTactatttctttttctttcttcttcttaaGAAGGCTCAAGAATCATGAATTACAATTAAAGCGTCTATTCAAACCAATGCTGCAGTAAAATTACTGTCACCTGCAAGTGCCACAGTGAAGGGGAACACATAAATCAAGCCGAGGATTAAAGTGCTATAAAACTGAAAGTGCACCAGCAATCAAGAGCCTGTGGAGTTATGGACAACAGACcttggagagagaaaagaggctCACATACATatgttcacaaacacacacatacacacacacacacacaaagaaaaagctTCTCACTGCATCAATCTCATTGAGGGCCTTCCACTGCTCGTAGGGTACAGCCAGGGCTTCAGCTGTCTGGATGGTCCGCTTCATCTGGCTGGTCCACACCTTCAGGTCTTTGATGTTTTGGTCCTGGATGAACCGGCCCAGACATCTGGCAAACTGGTGAAcgacacagaggaaaaactcTTGAACTCTCCTACCAAACACACTCAGACTGGACAAACAAAGACatgtacaacacacacatttctgtccTGTCAATTTCTATCTATACAATCTACTGATCCAGGTCACTATAAACCTCTTCATTCAGAGATTCAACAACTCCATAAATGTATTCCACCCTAATGTTTATGTAAATCATCAGTTTAATATGCGTAGTCAACTTATGAGAAAATGCAGGGGTAGACCACACACTACACCAAATGTCACAATGTTACCAAAACTTCACACAACTGTATggtcagcacacacacaaggaaatgTCTTTCCCCATTTTCTGATCGCAgtcaggtaaaaaaaatctgatttgtCTCCACAAGTATGCATAACTCATATCTGTCATTATAAGAATATGCAATGATTTAGTTTGGGTTGAAACAAATTCTATGGGAATTCCATGCGCAATGATGGCACATTGAAAAGCTGAATAGACTGGCTGTCTGATGGGCAGATGATGGGCCATCTCCCATGTacaagttttttcttttcaggtttttttttcataggcataacatttaaatacagtgcTTTCACATACAGATTCTGAGCCTACCTCCTTGCCCCGAACCGACAGCCCGGAGTCGCCCCCGATGCGCCCTTTGACGTTGAGGTCACTCTCGCCGTGCCGACACAAGTAGATGGAGCGAGGAGTGATGTGGATGTTCATGAGGTAGTACACGATACGGCTCTGGATGTGGTCCAGGACCCGGTTCACTAGGTACCGCCTGCCCACGTCCATGATCTTTATGTAGGAGAGCTCCCTGTAGGGGCAGAGGTGACCCATGGGAACATTCTTCAGATATTTGTCATTAACACTGGAACCTTATCTATAGTCCATGCACTGATGTTGGCTTACAGTCACTGAACTGGAAATTTTAtacttgctctccctctctgggccATGAGCTGTACCTACATCTACATACATATTGGTATCATCAGGAGGCCTACACCACTAGAGGTAGGGAAAATCTGCCAATAGTGTAGCATAGGAGGTCCATGCTCTTGACATTCTGATTGACATCCATCTCATACTGAAACAGGCACATGTATAATGTAAACTATATAGTATTTCATGTAGAAAATATGTGCACATCCAGTATGTTGCAGTATCACGAGAGAGCAGTAACAAAGTGTCATCACGTTGGAGAGGCCAGGGATGGCACAGGAGCTGAGAGTGACAGTGGGGAAAATTACCACTGCCTGACCTGACTATTCAAAACCCCAAGTCACAAATCGGTACATGGCGAAGGTCCCCTGTATTCACTCTGCTGTCTAGGAATGTGTAAACATTTGCCTTGTGTTGGTAACCACCAGCGTTTTATAGTACACAGAggtaaaatgaaacaaatgagatTCCTTCATTCGGGTCATGACAATTATCTCAATTATACTTTGCTGCTAAATCTTCACAGAACCACTTCAGTTTACAGCTAAGATACCACTTAATGGCCATGTACTGTCAATGTTACTTTGCCCTTTCTTCTGGTTAACAACCCACAAAATCTGGAATACATTTTGCTAATTGCTGCAAAACATTGCAGCTTTACCACACTTTTCCTGCGctgtaaaattaaatgcaaccagcttctcttttctcttgcaGATGTGGAGGCAATGTCTGCCTTGCTGATTAAAGTGTCCCTCAGCTGATGCACAGCAAAAAGGTTTAAGCAGAGGCCATCACATGACAATGTCCCTCTCAGGACATCCTTGTGTTTTTATCCCACTGAAGTGTCCATGCCCAGAGTACAGTAAACCCAACAATTCTCTCAATCAGTTAACATCCCTCCTCTGAATTAAGATCTTCCTCTTTTCCCCAAAAActctaaaaaaaacaatgctgaattGTGCAATCATTCTGCAACTGACCCATAAATGAAACACAAGGGAAGTAAATGTCTGCAGTGGCTGCTAATATCACATTTCATCAGACGTGATGAAATATGAACTTGCAGAACATTTTCTGTGGCAATGATCTGGCCGACAAACTGTAACCCGGGGTGCAGGCAACATACCTGTCCAGAACCTCATCTAGGGGCTGGTACGAGTTCTCATAGCACTTGATCCTCTTCATGAAATCCTCTATTGCCTCCTCTGTGTTGCAGTCTATGTAGTCAGGGCTGCCCAGCTTCACTTGCTGCAGGTtcagggacagagcagagaggacatgTGATGAGAGGAAaattgtctctttctctgtctccctgtttcAAACCACAATATACCCTTTAACAGTGTTTTTCCACTGGTTTTCATTTTACCCTCAACTACCTCATTTGTCTGACTGCAGTTAATGAAATTtagacaaacatttaaaaagcattacGAATCATGCTCCAGTCATTCACTGtgcagtaaaagtaaaattgcATATTTCATTAACGTACGTTTATATAGTTGAATCAAAATTAGGTGATTTCAAAATCACTTCATCTGAAACGGTTGACAGGTGAATCCACTCACCACAATGTTTTCTGCAATGACATCTGGGTCTTCACAGACAGATTCCACAAAGAACACCTTAGAAATGAACAGAGGTGATAGAGATGAAGGTAGAAGACCAGAGCAGCATAGTACTGTGACATGAGTTCTACACACCTTTTAGTGACCTTTCACATTTGGCATCTGACAAGCTCTTCTGAAGTAATAGCAGGAAAAGGTTGTGAAATTGCTTTGGTTTCATATTTGTACAATACTGTCTGTTTGCCGCCCTTGAGACTATTTTTgtagacagttttttttttaaataaaactcgCAACAGTTACACTCGCATATAAGGGAAATAAATGGATAAGACCGGGGGCAAGCTACTTTTGCAACAGAAATCTTCTGCAAATCCATCTCCTCAGCAGGGGCCAGCAGCGCACTGCCCTGATATGGCTGCGTTTCACTTAAGCCCCGGTATCTGCATTTCGGCATGTAAACAGATGTGCATCTAAACTCTGTGAAAGTCATCTTAACCCTCAGCAGAAGAATACCCGACCCTGTCTTTTCTCAGCCCATGCTGCACTACCTTAAAGCCATTCTGCACAGCAAATCTCATGATggtccctcttctctccctcgtGGTATTGGTGGCATCAAACACCTGATTAAGGAATACTGTCCATTACACATACCATCCAGTCCGCTCTGTGCAACAACACTGACATAATTACAACTTCCACAGACTGGAAAATTGCTTCTCAGGTACATTACTTATAGATGCATCATGTagatcaagtaaaaaaaaaaagcgagaTCATGGTAACTTACCGCCACCTGCCCCCCCTCGTCACTGAGGTACTGTCGGACATCGTTCAGTGCTGCCAATGCACACTGCCTGAGGTCGACACACAACAGCAAGGTCAGCAGCACTTCTACTCATCACTCAGATCAGCCAATCAGGTCATTCTGAGTGTGTTCACTTTGCTAACTTCTACAGATGCCGCTTTGCATCGATCACTGCTGACTGGTGCACTGTACTGTTactttgctgaaataaaaataacttatgaaaaataatcagcTTCAAAGACCAACCAAAGATTCATTTTTGGA
This portion of the Megalops cyprinoides isolate fMegCyp1 chromosome 7, fMegCyp1.pri, whole genome shotgun sequence genome encodes:
- the LOC118780438 gene encoding 6-phosphofructo-2-kinase/fructose-2,6-bisphosphatase 4-like isoform X2 yields the protein MTSIEDVTMATSPRELTQNPLKKIWMPCKNGLPEKHISQRKVCMTNCPTLIVTVGLPARGKTYISKKLTRYLNWIGVPTKEFNVGQYRRECVKIYKSFEFFRPDNEEGLKIRRQCALAALNDVRQYLSDEGGQVAVFDATNTTRERRGTIMRFAVQNGFKVFFVESVCEDPDVIAENIVQVKLGSPDYIDCNTEEAIEDFMKRIKCYENSYQPLDEVLDRELSYIKIMDVGRRYLVNRVLDHIQSRIVYYLMNIHITPRSIYLCRHGESDLNVKGRIGGDSGLSVRGKEFARCLGRFIQDQNIKDLKVWTSQMKRTIQTAEALAVPYEQWKALNEIDAGVCEEMMYEEIQEHFPLEFALRDQDKYRYRYPKGESYEDLVQRLEPVIMELERQENVLVICHQAVMRCLLAYFLDKSAEELPYLKCPLHTVLKLTPVAYGCKVESIYLNVEAVNTHRDKPENVNVQRSRQDALQTVPPHL
- the LOC118780438 gene encoding 6-phosphofructo-2-kinase/fructose-2,6-bisphosphatase 4-like isoform X3 → MMRGSSRFRNTQNLDRTVCMTNCPTLIVTVGLPARGKTYISKKLTRYLNWIGVPTKEFNVGQYRRECVKIYKSFEFFRPDNEEGLKIRRQCALAALNDVRQYLSDEGGQVAVFDATNTTRERRGTIMRFAVQNGFKVFFVESVCEDPDVIAENIVQVKLGSPDYIDCNTEEAIEDFMKRIKCYENSYQPLDEVLDRELSYIKIMDVGRRYLVNRVLDHIQSRIVYYLMNIHITPRSIYLCRHGESDLNVKGRIGGDSGLSVRGKEFARCLGRFIQDQNIKDLKVWTSQMKRTIQTAEALAVPYEQWKALNEIDAGVCEEMMYEEIQEHFPLEFALRDQDKYRYRYPKGESYEDLVQRLEPVIMELERQENVLVICHQAVMRCLLAYFLDKSAEELPYLKCPLHTVLKLTPVAYGCKVESIYLNVEAVNTHRDKPENVDITRMAEEALLTVPAHQ
- the LOC118780438 gene encoding 6-phosphofructo-2-kinase/fructose-2,6-bisphosphatase 4-like isoform X1 — protein: MTSIEDVTMATSPRELTQNPLKKIWMPCKNGLPEKHISQRKVCMTNCPTLIVTVGLPARGKTYISKKLTRYLNWIGVPTKEFNVGQYRRECVKIYKSFEFFRPDNEEGLKIRRQCALAALNDVRQYLSDEGGQVAVFDATNTTRERRGTIMRFAVQNGFKVFFVESVCEDPDVIAENIVQVKLGSPDYIDCNTEEAIEDFMKRIKCYENSYQPLDEVLDRELSYIKIMDVGRRYLVNRVLDHIQSRIVYYLMNIHITPRSIYLCRHGESDLNVKGRIGGDSGLSVRGKEFARCLGRFIQDQNIKDLKVWTSQMKRTIQTAEALAVPYEQWKALNEIDAGVCEEMMYEEIQEHFPLEFALRDQDKYRYRYPKGESYEDLVQRLEPVIMELERQENVLVICHQAVMRCLLAYFLDKSAEELPYLKCPLHTVLKLTPVAYGCKVESIYLNVEAVNTHRDKPENVDITRMAEEALLTVPAHQ
- the LOC118780438 gene encoding 6-phosphofructo-2-kinase/fructose-2,6-bisphosphatase 4-like isoform X4, with product MTSIEDVTMATSPRELTQNPLKKIWMPCKNGLPEKHISQRKVCMTNCPTLIVTVGLPARGKTYISKKLTRYLNWIGVPTKEFNVGQYRRECVKIYKSFEFFRPDNEEGLKIRRQCALAALNDVRQYLSDEGGQVAVFDATNTTRERRGTIMRFAVQNGFKVFFVESVCEDPDVIAENIVQVKLGSPDYIDCNTEEAIEDFMKRIKCYENSYQPLDEVLDRELSYIKIMDVGRRYLVNRVLDHIQSRIVYYLMNIHITPRSIYLCRHGESDLNVKGRIGGDSGLSVRGKEFARCLGRFIQDQNIKDLKVWTSQMKRTIQTAEALAVPYEQWKALNEIDAGVCEEMMYEEIQEHFPLEFALRDQDKYRYRYPKGEVRRHSKMTLK